The Sus scrofa isolate TJ Tabasco breed Duroc chromosome 4, Sscrofa11.1, whole genome shotgun sequence genomic sequence tgttgtggctacgTGCGTGTGTCCGTATGTGTGACGGTGCCTCTGCCTGGGGTTTGCTCTCTTCCCCCAGTTTTCCCCGTTACATAAGCCGCTGGGGGCCACTCAGGCCTGGACTATGGGCTCCCCCTGCTGGCGGCCTCCAGTActcacaggctggggaggggccctTGGAGAAGCTGGTCTCCCAGCGCCTCATTTCCCCTGGCGACTCCAGCCCCACCCTCAACGCCAGCCTGCTCTCAGCTTCCTCCCAGTCTCAAGCCCTAGGGTGCTCTCTGCTCCCCAAGTGTCCCTCTCATAACACTCATACTGGGGGTTAGTTATCACTGGCTTATTGTACATCTCCCTGGAACCACCATATGTTCCCTGAAGGAAACATTTCTGCCTGGCATCTCCAAGTGCCCAGCACAAGGCACAGCCCAATCagtatctgttgaatgaaaaGTTTATGTAAGCCTACACATGGTGGTATGTATGGAGAGGCTTGGAAAGAGACAGTGGGCTGTTGGAAAATTGGGGGCTTTGGGGACAGATAGGCCAAGCTCCTTATTATACCTTGGCCAATTaaaagctgtgtggccttggacaaaaAGCTTAACTCCTCTGAACCTTAGCTTTCTCATTGTTAGATGACACCACCTGTTATAATATGCTATAAAGGCTAGATGTAATACCCCAAATGGCCTTATTGTGCAAGCATCTGtgaaaatgagcaaaggaaacctaaattGAAATGGagtcagggagtttctgttgtggtgcagcagaaatgaatccgactagtatccatgaggatgcgtgtttgatcccgggccttgctcagtgggttaaggatcctgcgttgccataggctgtggtttACGtggcagaagaggcttggatcccatgttgctatggctgtggtgtaggccagcagctgtagctccgatttgacccctagtctgagaacttccatatgtagcaggtgcagccctaaaaagcaaaaaaaaaaaaaaaggactgaggaAGCCATGAAGGGAGAGCTCTCACACATACATCACTGCAGCTTACAGATcccagcagaaagaaggaagtcTTCCTTCAGCCCAGCAACAAGCTGCTCATTgcttgcagccaaaaaaaaaaaaaaaaaaaaaaaaaaccctaccacagcaaccccctccccatctcttccTAAAACCTCGTAAAAACCAACCTTCCCTTTGACACTTGGACTTACCTTTGGCTCAGCACAGTTTGCTTGTCTAGAATTGCAATTCCTCTGCTATTCCCAAACAAATTCTTTTTGGTTAGCTTAAGACTTGCTTCATTTTTAAGGTTGACATTTCATGGTGACCATGAAGGGACCCATAGGACCTAAACCCCCTGGAATGGCGGAGGGAACGCTGAAGCCAGGACATGAAAAAAAGACTGCTATAATGGCTCCAGGAGTCTTCAGTCACCCAACCTATCTTTCCAATGTCCTTCCACTTCCCAATGATGGGACTCCGAGGAGTCACAGGGGTTTTCCCCAACCCTTCTCCAGACTGGGAATGGATTTCTGTTAGATCTTCATTAAACAGCCCTTGCTTCAGAGTACTAAAACTATTCAAATAGTGGGGATGGCTAATAAACTTCAACAAGTCAAGgaaaggaagttcccttcatggctcagcggttaacgaacctgactaggatccacgaggattcgggttcgatccccggccttattcagtgggttaaggatctggcgttgctgttagctgtggtgtacgtctcagacacagcttggatcccgaggggctgtggctatggcctaggctggcagctacagctccgattcgacccctagcctgggaacttccatatgccacaggtgcagccctaaaaagaaaaaaaaaaagtcaagaaaaaacattaaatccAAAATGCTTATACCCTTTAACAGGAGTGAACAGGGCATACCCCCATGGCCAGACTGGTGATGACGAAGTGAGGGAGCAAGTTGACATGCTCTTTAAagtgctgcaggagttcccactatagcgaagtgggttaagactccaaatgcagtggcttgggtgagGATCatagctgcagcctggattcagtccttggcctaggaatttccatatgctgtgggtgtggccataaaaatggtaaaaatcaatcaatcaaatacaaataaataaagtgctcCATATTGTGAATTTTAACACCAGTGTGCAGGCTTTAATGTTGCTTCCCCAAGTTATGAATTCTGAGCAAATGATATCAGACCAATTTTACACAGCATTGCATAGGAAGATGTTGGATCCAGGGATGATGTTTATTCCTAAGATGCAATCCAGGAAAATCTGTCCTGACAGCTCCTAGGCACTTTAAACTGCCTGATGGACCATTTAGATTTGGCAAATGGATTTCACACAGCTACCCCCATCTCACAGGTATAAATATGTCTTGGCAACAATTGGCATGTTATTGGACTGGAGCTTTTCTGTGTAGACAGGCTACTGCCTCCAAGATCCTACTGGAAAAGATCATACCTACCTGGGGGGAACCACTGCTCCCCATCCCCGCTGCCACAAATGTCATATTGATAAGGGAATCTACTTTACTGGTCAGGTGTGACATTAAGTCCATGCCATTTGTCcagttttacaatatttttacTGCACTTATCCTCAATCTTCAGAACAAGTCCAATGTACCAATGGCATCATCAAAACGCAATAGGCAAAAGTTGTGGAGACTCTTCAGATACCTTGGCACAATGCTTTGCCATTGGTCCTTCTGAATCTTAGGACCACTCCCCTAGGAGCCTACAAACTATACTTAACTATATATTGGAATAACCTTTCCATGGCATGCTCCTGGGACGTGCAGACTTTCAGCTTTATACGTCACATCCTGAAGGTCTCATCTATTAGAAAAGACATCTCCAGACAGATTCTCTTCAACTGCATTGGAAAGGCCACTATCAGGTACTGTTAACCAAAGCTCGTGCCACTAAACTCCATGCAATAGGCTCTTGAATCCATGTGTTGCATGCAAAGAAAACACCAAACCCTGAATGGACTTGTACCACAAcctgtaatataaaaataaagatttttggagttcccgccatggctttgtggaaacgaatctgactagcatccatgaggacacaggttcgacccctagcctcagctcagtggggtaaggatccagcattgccgtgagctgtggtgtgggtcgcagatgtggctcggatctagtgttgctgtggatgtgctgtaggaaacctccatatgctgcaggtgcagccctcaaaaaaaaaaaaaaaaaaaaaaaaaaaaaaaaaaagtaaagatttccAAGAATTGAAGATTATAATAGCTGAAGGAAACAGCTCTCCCAAGATGACTGGACCAGGCCTGTATAtcatttccccatttctttttgccttctcttctccctctcttacTTGGAAAGACAATGCTCTTATCCATCTTTCCTAATCCATTGCCAAAGGGGGAAACCTTTCTGATTGTTGGATTTGTTGTCAGAAACCCCAATATGTCCCTGACAGTGGTGACCCTCCAGTATTAAGTCTGCTTGCTATGATAAAATCATCCCTCTCTTTGCAGCCTTTTGGGACAAAATCCACAGAACAGAATTGCTTCTCCCCAAATACTCCCTGAACACCACTAACTCTTGGCTCAAAAAGACCAGTTGATAAATTCCAGTTAATGGCACTATTAATAATAGTCCAATATGTACCGCCTGGCTTTAGCCTTGTTTGTGGCAAATGAAACTCTCAGTGGGCCTATGAATGTTTGGGCAGCTGGTGAATGGAAGACCAATGTTTACTGGGATATTTAACCATCCCTGTTAACATCTATAATAAATCAGAAGCTTCCCACTGATCTTTCTCGTTAAACATTCATAAGCATCCTAAATGGGAACTACCTGGATCCATACATGACTCTGGGCTTGCCTCCATAGCAAGAGCCTATTCCCATTGGGACATAGTGCTAATGAGCATAAATCCCCTCCTAACATTAGAAGAGCTGGCTGATTCTGCAGTCCAACAATGATCATTTGACTCCTTGGCTAAAGTAGCTGTCAGCAATCAATAGCCTTGATTGTGAACAAGGTGGCATTAGCAAATACCAGCTGTTGCACATGGGTAAATGCCTCCAGAGAAGTAGAAACTCAATTATACAAGATCAGGGAACAAGTGCATTTGCTGTTTGTTCAGTTGACTATCCTAGGGTCATGATTTAAAACCATCCTACAAACTGGATTTGTCATGttagctttcttcttcttcttcttcttcttctttttttttttttttttttaattttagggctgcactcatatcacatggaagttcccaggctagggatcaaatcagagatgtagccactggcctacaccacagccacagcaacgtgggatccgagccacatctgtgaactagaccacagctcacggcaacaccagctccttaacccactgagggaggccagggatcaaacctgcgtccttacatatgctgtcagattcatttccactgagccacagcaggaattcctgtcatgatACTTTTAATTCTgctttcctaattaaaaaattttgcacCCATTGCCTGTCCAGCCTCTGAAGAAATGGTGAAACAAACAGAATGTTGACTTGACATTTTGAAAGGATCTTAAGAGGGAAAAGGCCTGAGAGTTCCTTTTTTCTACTTCCCTTATTACTCAGATATGTCCTCTGATGGTTTTGTCAGGCACTATCCCTCTGATGTGGGATATGACATCCAGGAGAGGTTCACCAAGGGACAAAAGATAATTCTGCTGAAACTGGGTaatctgactcttttttttttttttttgtcttttttttgccttttcttgggccgctcccacggcatatggaggttcccaggggatccgagccacgtctgcaacctacaacacagctcacctcgccggatccttaacacactgagcaaggccagggatcgaacctgcaacctcatggtttctagtcggattcgttaaccgctgagccaagatgggaactccctgaaattggGTAACCTGATTCTTGATCAGTGACACTTTCAAGGAAAGGTTATGATTAAAAGAGGGAAatgtgaaaatgaacaaaaggaaaactATGTCAAAACGGAGTCAGGAACCCATGAAGGGAGGACTCTCATGCATATGTCACTCACCACAGCTTACAGATcccagcaggaagaaagaaaagttcctTCTGAGCAACAAGTTGCTCATCCCTTGAAGTCAACGAAAAAGAAAACTGCCACAGCCCTCCCCAGGTTCCTCCTAATCCAACAAAAGCTGACCTTCCCTTGGTCTTTTCTCTCTTGCCTATGGTTCACTACAGTCTGTTCCTCTCAAATTGCAATTTATCTGCTGTTCCTGAACAAACTCATTTTGGCTAGCTTAAGagcttgttattttattttatttatttattttattttttgtctttttgccatttctagggccactcccgcggcatatggaggttcccaggctaggggtccaatcagagctgcagccacgggattcacagcaacgcgggatccgagccacatctgcaacctacaccacagctcacatcaacgccagatccttaacccactgagcagggccagcgatcgaacccacaatctcatggttcctagttggattcgttaaccactgagccacgatgggaactccaagagcttgttattttatttttaagatcagCATGTCCCATAAGTGGCAtctatgatgatgatgaagatgggCAACATCTCTCATCTCTCAAGCATCACGAAGGCATTATGTCCACTCCACCCCTAAATAAAGGGAGAGTGACTTTCCTCCAAACGCTTCCCTACACTTTTCGGCTTTCACACAGCTCAATCTGGCCTGTGGATGAgcttaaaagaaatgaatctggAGAAATCAGGCTGCAGGTATGCCAAAATAGGGGGAAAAAGAGACCCTGGAGTCCTGTTCCTAGGCCATTCCTAGAAGTAttgagaggggaggggggacctCTGATTCCCTCAAGGGTTGACAGCATTTTGATTCAGAATTTCTCTGGTCTctccaggattctttttttttttttttgtttttttgccttttctagggctgcatcagcggcatatggaggttcccaggctaggggtctaactggagctgtagctgccaagcccacgccagagccacagcaacgcgggatcggagccacgtctgcaacctacaccacagcttatggcaatgccggatccttaacccactgagcagggccagggatcgaacccacaacctcatggttcatagtcggatttgttaaccaccaagccataatgggaactcctctccaggaTTCTTGAATATGGCTTCAACTGAGCACCTCATCTCATCGGGCACTGTGCCAGGATCAGGGAAGAGAAAGTCAAGGAAGATCTGGTCTGCCTTGGGCCACTTCCTCTCTCGGggcctgtttcctcttctgtaaatcGGAGTGAGTGAAAGGGTTGGGGGATGAGTGGGGACAGATGGAAGTTTGAGGATGAAAGCTCTGGGGTTAGTCCCTGTGGATGGCCACTTGGACATCCTGGCTGTCCCTTTCCCCTTTCTGACCCCACCCTTCCAGATCCTCCccacatcccttttttttttagctttttagggttgcacccacagcatatggaggttcccaggctaggggtccaatccgagctacagctgctggcctataccacagccacagcaacatcagatccaagccgcatcttcgacctacaccacagctcatggcaatgccagatcctcaacccactgagagaggccagggatcgaacccacagcctcatggctcctagtcggattcgtttccactgcaccacaacaggaactcccccacttttttatagttgaggaagagacagagttcccaggaaAGAAGTCTTTTCCAACCTCCCACCTCTGGGGCAGGCCCCACTCCTCCCAGTGCAGAGTGCTGTCCATTTCTCTTCACTGGACCTAGGGGCTCCTTCGCTTAAACCCCAAGCTCACCCTCTCTTTCGGTCTGAACTAAACCTCACAGCAACAGTTTAAATAATTCAACCCCCCCCATCTCCTATTTAGTGTTATCCTGTGCCAAGCACCTTGGTACATTATCTCAATTAACGTCACAAAAATCCTTTGGGGTGGACGTCATCCACTTCAATTTGCCAACATGAAAACAGGCTGGAGGAGGTTGAGCAACTTGACTAGGATCGCCAACCAGGAAGTGACGGAACCCAGCCGGCCAACCCTTCTAACTCACTTCCTCTGGTTCTGCCCCGAGGGGGTGGCAAACAGGTCTCCAGTGACCTTGCGAAGCCATGGAGCGTCCTTGAGCCCAGATCCTCCTAGTTCCATAACTCCAAGGTCCCGCCCTTCCCCATTTCGGCAGGGTTGGCCGCGAGGCGTAGAGGCTCCGGGAAAAGAGCTTGATTCTAAGTGTGCAGCCGCAGTCACCTCATTGACCCCAGGGGCCCCTGCACCCAAATCCTCAGGGAAAAGCCGAAAAGTGCAGGGTACGAGTACAACCTGCCAAGCTGACGTGGATGTGGCTAAACCCAGGTGCAGCCGGCTTCCGTGGGCTGGGGTCGGGGCGGAGCCAGGACCCAGGGGGGCGGGCCTGGATCGGGGTCAGGGAGGAGCTGGATAGCGGGGCGGAGCCTGAACGGGGGCGGGCGGAGTCCGGGCGGAGGTCCAGGACTAGGGTCCAGACACACCCAGGGatctgagcggggccagggtcTGGAGGGGTCGGGGCGGGATTGGGGACCCGGGCGGGGCTAGGCGGGGGCGGGAGCCGAGGTCGGGGCGGAGCCTGGGTAAGGCCGGGCGGGAATGGTCTTTCCAGTTGCAGAGGCTGGAGGCACAGCAgtaggaggaggaagggcagggggaggagggaaaaaggagGGGCCTAGGCTGCTCCCGCTCCGCTCCGCTCAGCTCCGCGCACCCACGCCTCGCTGCTCCGCTTGGTGCCCCTCACCCGGGCATGCGCCCCCTGAGCCCCCGGCCACCCAGAACCCGAGCCGCCCCCCAGAGCCTCCCCAGAGCTCGTTGCGCAGGATGGGCGCCCTCGGTCCcaagccgccgccgccgccgctgctgctgctaATGCTGGGTAAGCCCGGCTCCCAGCCCCGCCCGGCAGGTGCCTGCTACCTGGTGTCCAATCCTGCCCGACTCCCCAGCACTTCGGAGCCCCTCGCACCCGCCTCTCCATCAGCCTCGCCGGGCCTGGCGCTTAGCTGCCCTGTGAGGCCGCCGGCCGAGCCAGTCTTGGGGCGGGCGGCGAGTGGGGTGGCAGGCGGGGATTGAAGGCTCCCCCAGTTctaggccctgggctggggcacAGTGAGAACCCAAAGAGGTGCCACCCCCAGGGACCTCCTGGCCTCAGAGGAGCAGGTCCCACTTCTTAGCTGGCATGCTCAGGTCTTGGGGTCGCTGCGCCCAAATGCTGCGACTCCACCGCCTCACACTCAGCTCCAGGCCCAGCCTGAAGCTCGCCTGCGTAGGCAGTGCCTGCCCATCTCCGTAATTGCCTGAGTtggctggaggcccaggggcgGGTTCTGCCCACGCTCTTTGAAGGAAGTCTCCCCTAATTGCATCCCCCACCTCAACTTCATCAAAAGTTGAGGGCAGTTCCATCTCTATCCTGGACCAGGTCTCCCTTTGCCCCTCTTTTCCTCTCCTAGATGTCCCTTGGGTCTGTAGCCTCCCACTGGTTGTCACACCCTCTTAGTCCCAGCTTCTCTGCCTCTGGAGAAAACAGGCTCTGTGGAGACTGATGCTGAGATCTCCAAGCGCCCTTGTGGCTGTTGTGCGTGTTCTCGGTGGGGTGTCCTGGGCCATTGCTGCACAGATGCATGCAGGCAGTGCCGGTGGAAATGTTTTGGGCCTGAACTGGAGGAGGCTCCCTGTAGGGGCAGTCTGGGGAGGAGTACCGTGAGACTGCTTGTACAGATGTTCAGGAAACTGAGACCCTTGAAATAAGAGcacggggttgggggggtggcttTGGTGCCAGGATTCGGAGCTGCCATAGTTACCGCAGAGGCTGACGTAGCCCCAGCCACTTGTTTCTAGATCAGAGCTCTATCACAGTGCCGAGCAGCCTCCCTGTACGACATAGGTCCCTGGGTCCTATGGGACTAGAATGAGTCGTCTCcttgggggaggcaggaggaggtaCAGAGGAAGGAGCTGCACAGCCTGGTTGCCTAGCACTCAGCCCGTTTTCCCCAGTGGGCAGCGTGGAGCAGAGAGGAGCCCAGGGGAAGTGTGATGCGGAGACAGAAGAGCCTGCTGAATACCCACTGCACACAGGGGCGCTTACTttcattttgaagatgaggaaaatgaagtaaCTTTCCCCAGACAACCCATGTGATGAATGttgaggctcagatttgacccccatCCATCTGACTCCAAAGCAAGACCctgttcttctttccctcttctgctGACACAGAGGGGCCCCAGCTGGGGAGAGAGCTGCCTGGCAGCTGGTGTCCTAAGGCTGTGGGGGTGACTTTCCCATGGGGATCTCCAAGCATCAGCAGTCGTGGAGCCAGGGAGATGGGAGGGGCCCTCCTGAGCGGTgtctgccccaggccagggaaggtGTCAGCTGGCTGTGTCCGCCATCACTCTGGTTATGAAACACCCTCAGGCAGAGCCTTCCTGAGTCACACAGGCTCACTCACCCTCTGAATGGAAGCTCAGAGCTCTCCTCCAgtgtagaaactgaggcttgggatTGGGAGGGGCTGGTCCAAACCAGAtcgctggggctggggctggggctggaatcCGACCTCCAGATTTGCAGCCTGAGCTCTAACCAAGCAAACACAAGTTTCCTGTACAGATGTTCAGACCCCAAGTTCTCCCCGTGACGTGACTCAGCCGCAGGAAGAAAGGGGTGGTTAAGAGCGGGCTCAGGTGGGAAAGTTAAGGGGGATGTTTCTGGGGCAGCTGGAGGGCCCGAATTTGACTAGCCTTGCTGTTTTCCGCCAGCCCCTGTGGGTAAGCCCCTGGGAGTGCCACTCTAGTTGGTGAGGTCAGTGTCCTCAGTTCCCTCCCCTACCCATCCCCGGAGTTCCCCATCACCTCCCTGGCTTGTCCCTCTGCAGGGGCATGTGGAAGCCAGCCAAGGATAGTAGGAACTTGGCCAAGACTGTATACTTCTCATGCCTTACCTTTCTCATGcagaagatgaaggcagagggcTGACCCAGCCCCCCTCACATTCTGGGCTTCTGTGATCTGGGGCtgtgagaggaaggaaggagagaaggaagaagctgAGCCCTCCAAGGCCACCAGGAGTATCTGAGGGGGCAGGgtagggcctgggggtggggcaaaGAAGAGAATTTTGGCCTCTGAGGAGAGAAAGACTGAAAGAGGCAGCTAGGGGTTTCGGAGCTTCCCTACCCAAAGGGAGcagtatgtaaatgaatgaacacCACATGCAAATGGAGGCTTTTGTTTAGGgagctgtggggggggggggttgtgtgtCAGCTGGGCCTGTGGGGAGGATTGGCAGGCACTGGTGGAGGAGGGGATCTTCTGCCCCTGGAGGCCAGGGCAGAGACTGGTTCTTGCCCCTTGAGCCTCAGCTGCCTCGCCAGCCCTGTGGGGAGGAGAAGCAGTGAGCTCATGGCCCAGCTGGAGGGGGGAGGGATTGTGTGGTGAGAACTGACTGGGTCTGTGCCCTGTCCTGCTGGGCTGCTGGCTCCATTGTCTGGAGTCCCTTGGCCCAGGTGACACAGCTGAGCCAACTAGCCCTTCTGAGCAAGGTTTTGCCAGCTCCCTTCAAACAAAGGAGCGGGACATGTGGTCTTAGGATCCTTTAGCTAGAAGGTGGCACTGGCTGGGCCTCGCAGACATGCGAGTGGGAAACAAGAGGAGGGACTCAAGGTATAGCTGGAACCAAGGAAGGTTAAATCAGGAAGCAGATACACTCCTTTCCACCCCTATCTGCTTCTGGCCTCCCAGGAATGGGATGTTTCTGGGTTTTGAGGCAAATCTGGCTCTGTACCACCACCTGAAGACCCACGTGTCTTACCTCCCAGCATCCTTTCCCCATTCTCAGAACAGGGCCCAAGCTGTAGGTTTCTTTTCCTGTTGCAAGCAGAGGCCAAAAATGACACAGGTGGTGTGGGGAAGCAGTGGGTACCCAGACATCTCTGACCTCTCCCATCCTTCCCTACAGGAGTCGGGTGCTGTGCCCGGGAGGTGCTGGTCCCTGAGGGGCCCCTGTACCGCGTGGCTGGCACAGCCATCTCCATCCCCTGCAATGTCAGTGGCTATGACGGTCCTGCCCAGCAGGATTTCGAGTGGTTCCTGTACAGGCCCGAAGCCCCAGAGGCTGCCCTGGGCATTGTCAGTACCCGGGACGCCGGGTTCTCCTACGCTGTCTTTGGGCCCCGAGTGGCAGCTGGTGAGGTGCATGTGCAGCGTCTGCAGGGTGATGCCGTGTTGCTCAAGATTGCCCGCCTGCAGGCCCAGGATGCTGGCATTTACGAGTGCTACACACCCTCCACTGATGCCCGCTACCTGGGCAGCTACAGCGGCAAAGTGGAACTGAGAGGTATTGggccctgggatgggggtggggccgCATCCTCCCAAAAGGCAGAAAGTCAGTCCGGGAGGGACCTAAGAGGAATCTGAGGCCCAACCAGGTTAAGTGACTTCACGCAAGTCACTGAAAAAATTAGCCGCCTGTCTCAAACTCTATCCCAGGTCCCTTCATTCCAGGCCACTGCTTTTATTCTATCGGGCTGCttcctggcagagggaaaagTGTCCTTAGGCCATCCAGTCCCCTTTCCATTCCCTGACAGGGCAGGGGAACCAGATGGAGTGAACAGACTCCATTCCTGGAGATTCTAGGATCCAGATCCGGGGGAGAAGTGAGACCATGTGATGTTCTTGCCCTCTTAAGTCTCTTTGTCttccaaaaaggaagagagagccaCTTTTCTGAGTATTTCAAACAGGGGTCAGTCTCAGACATAAGGGTGAGTAGGCGATGGGCTGGCTTTAATgaaattcaacaagtatttattggagttctcgttgtggctcagcggttaacgaacccaactagtatccatgaggattcaggttcaatccctcgcctcgctcagtgggttaagggtctggtgttgccatgagctgtggtgtaggtcgcagacgcggctcgaatctgtcgttgctgtggatgtggcgtagcccggcggctgcagctcctattcaatctctagtctgggaacttccctgtgccatagctgtggccctaaaaaaacaaaacaaaacaaatatttactgagtgcctgttGTGTGCCCAGCACTGTACTTGGCACCACTGGGTTACAGAAGAAATGGTACAACACGAAGTCTCTGCCTTCTAGGAGCTCACAGTCTATTTAGTGAAAGAGGTTGCAGATAGAAAAGTCACAGAAGTTGACAGCTCCCAGCCCTCCTCACTCCAGCTGTTCTCTCCAGTTCTTCCAGATCTGCTGCAGGTGTCTGCTACCCCCCCAGGGCCCCGAGGCCGCCAGGCCCCGGTTTCACCCCCTCGCCTGACGGTGCACGAGGGGCAGGAGCTGGCCCTGGGCTGCCTGGCGCGGACGAGCACGCAGAAGCACACACACCTGGCTGTGTCCTTTGGGCGAGTGGTGCCCGAGGTGCCGGTGGGGCGAGCGACCCTGCAGGAAGTGGTGGGACTCCGGCCTGACCTGGCTGTGGAGGCTGGAGCTCCCTATGCCGAGCGGCTGGCGGCAGGGGAGCTGCGGCTGGGAAAGGAGGGGACTGAGCGGTACCGCATGGTGGTGGGGGGCGCCCAGGCGGAGGACGCGGGCACCTACCACTGCACCGCCACCGAGTGGATTCAGGATCCCGATGGCAGCTGGGCCCAGATCGCGGAGAAGAGGGCTGTCCTGGCCCACGTGGACGTGCAGACACTGTGTGAGTGCCACACGTCCCATGGTGCCTGCTGGGAGCCGTGGTATCTCAGTAGGGGCAATGGCCCTAGGGGCACTTGATGGCCATCATCCAACTCCAGGGAGCTCCCCTTCCCTCCAGTGAATGATCCCATTAGCATCAATCCCTGTTAGCATCTGTACCCAGGATGGACTTTCTCTGTTCAGAACCTGGTGGGAGATGGGAGGGCCATGGCGGAGATGAGATGAGGGGGGCGTCAGGCACCTGCATCTGGGAGATGCGTGGCCTGGAAGTTGCTCCTGTCCAGGAAGGAACTATGGCTGGGGAGTCAGGTGTTCTgtgccctctcctgcctccttgaCACCTCTTCCCCTCCGGTGTTTCAGCCAGCCAGCTGGCAGTGACAGTGGGGCCTGGTGAACGTCGGATTGGCCCAGGGGAGCCCTTGGAGCTGCTGTGCAACGTGTCAggggccctgcccccaccaggcCAGCATGCCGCTTACTCCGTGGGTTGGGAAATGGCACCTGCAGGGGCACCTGGGCCTGGCCGCCTGGTTGCCCAGCTGGACACAGAGGGCGTGGGCAGCCTGGGCCCTGGCTACGAGGGCCGGCACATTGCCATGGAGAAGGTGGCTTCGAGAACCTATCGGCTACGGCTGGAGGCTGCCCGGCCAGGGGATGCGGGCACCTACCGCTGCCTTGCCAAGGCCTATGTCCGTGGGTCTGGGGCCCGG encodes the following:
- the IGSF8 gene encoding immunoglobulin superfamily member 8, with translation MVFPVAEAGGTAVGGGRAGGGGKKEGPRLLPLRSAQLRAPTPRCSAWCPSPGHAPPEPPATQNPSRPPEPPQSSLRRMGALGPKPPPPPLLLLMLGVGCCAREVLVPEGPLYRVAGTAISIPCNVSGYDGPAQQDFEWFLYRPEAPEAALGIVSTRDAGFSYAVFGPRVAAGEVHVQRLQGDAVLLKIARLQAQDAGIYECYTPSTDARYLGSYSGKVELRVLPDLLQVSATPPGPRGRQAPVSPPRLTVHEGQELALGCLARTSTQKHTHLAVSFGRVVPEVPVGRATLQEVVGLRPDLAVEAGAPYAERLAAGELRLGKEGTERYRMVVGGAQAEDAGTYHCTATEWIQDPDGSWAQIAEKRAVLAHVDVQTLSSQLAVTVGPGERRIGPGEPLELLCNVSGALPPPGQHAAYSVGWEMAPAGAPGPGRLVAQLDTEGVGSLGPGYEGRHIAMEKVASRTYRLRLEAARPGDAGTYRCLAKAYVRGSGARLREAASARSRPLPVHVREEGVVLEAVAWLAGGTVYRGETASLLCNISVRGGPPGLRLAASWWVERPEEGELSSGHAQLVGGVGKDGVAELGVRPGGGPVSVELLGPRSHRLRLHSLEPEDEGVYHCAPSAWVQHADYSWYQAGSARSGPVTVYPYTHALDTLFVPLLVGAGVALVIGATILGTITCCFMKRLRKR